The genomic segment CATTAACTAAGAAAATtgcaagaatatatatatatgtaagttgAAAACCATGGAATTCAACTGTTTACATTAGTGGCCAAGTACCCATGTCAAGAACTGCCCAGAAATAGTAAAGAAAAGGTTTTAACAATCCAATTCCAAGCTGCTGCTGGAATCCCActcgtcttcttcttcccaaTGACTGCTCTTATTGCTTCCATGTCTGCATGCATTGCAGCTTCACATCACGTTCTGGTTTTATATTCTGTAAGTCGTTCATCTGATTCTTAGATCTTGTCCCCACCCCCCGCCCCAACAAccatttgattaattaataattaatacatactTACCTCATCATATGATTATTAAATTCTATGCAGTCCAACTTCTTTTAATTGCATGCCTTCATCTTAATTAGGATAGGATCGGATCGACTGTACATAaaagtataatatatttttgttcttttttctttccataaATTCTAAGCCTCGCTATATTTCTTGAAGCAACACTGACGTAATGATGGGTTATAACTTATAAAtaacaaatcaaatcaaatcaaatcaaagcgGGGGAATCACACATTCGATAGTCCATATAGAATAAATACCTGTTTGtttgactttttattttcttcattcaatAATTTATCATACTATCATTGACAAGAACTCTTTGCTGGCTGGTTTTAGGGTTTCGTGATCATAAATTGCCTGAAAAAATTGTGTTAGAGATATCCACCCAACCCAAGTGGGGTAGCCCCGCTCGTAGCCTTACAACCGGATGCGTGTGGAAACAGGAATCGCCCGAAAGCTGTTGCAgtctctcctcctcctccattcCAACACGACTCTGATAGTTCCATATATAATACTTTTAATATATGAGcacaacaagaacaaaaggACAAGTACTATAACAACACTGGCCACTgccactattattatttttgcaaaTGATCGGGCAGCAAGGACGCCTTTGATTCTTAAACCATAAGGTGAAGAGGAGAAAATACAAGAATCAAATCATTCGAACTGAAAACAACGTTGCCTCTGTTCCCATTTTGAGTAACAAATTGCGACAACCACGTTCGAGTCAGAAGCACAATACCAAAGAACACATGAATACATGGCGGGCCTAAGGCGACTTGGGCCTTTTTAAGTCTTGTATTGTATTGACGTGGTATcatagtaataataaaaaaataacaatttgttatttatttagctCTTTAATCTATAAGATAGGAAGCACTGGAACTAAAGATGTAATGGAAATCTATGTTAATGTAAGAACTAAGAAGAGATTGGGAGAAAAGTCTTAGCCAAAAAGACAATATTGAGTACTGCGGAGTTGTTGAAGTAAGACTATATGATCATTGGaagagataaattttatttttaattttaaaaatattaacttCGAGATAAAGcagataaataatttttcgttgaattaaattaagtttCTATTTAtagttttgtattaaattattcTCACGGTTGAGCATTAAAATAACGAAGGTCTCTTTGAGTAGTTGctaatttcatatataaaattgtTTGCCCCGTCTCTGGACTAAGAGGGGAAAAAGAATTAGTCTTTTTCAAAACtagtttcaaaaattgaatatattatgatgaaaattgtgtgtgtgtgtgtgtttttttttgtttggagaTATGTTTAAActgtatcttttatttttaattaaaataaatagttaaaggtttatataaaaaataatttatattttacaccCATGTCATGACTCTATATTTATACTTATTGTTGTTGCTTGAATATAACAATAACTTTATTTGTCGAGGAATTGGTCTTCAAGCCATTAGGATTctgtaagaaagaaaaagatcaatgGGGGTGTCAAGCATCATTTACGCAAATACtctgatatttaaataaatctctatAATTGGAAGAGTTAGCAAGAGTTCTTTCATGGGTTTTAGTGGTTTACTTTGAAAAATGATGgctcatctatttatagaagaactTGAGAAATTTGTTATAACCATCCTTAATATTGACTTAGATTTGACTTATAGTCATCTATTacataatttttgattttttttttttttgtaatgcaGAAATCGAGAAGCCTTTGGGCGTCAAAGCATCCCAGTCTACCTTATAAGCCATGGCCTAATTCACTTGGGCTCTAGTCCAATAGATACATGCAAATTATCAACAATTGCACAGAGGCCGACTCAGATCCATAACCTTGCAGTATCTAAACTTCTAAACACGTGCGATAAATCATTTGTGTTACTTTGAGAGGTTATTTTTGGATAGAATTTTAGagttatctatttatatttttgttattttgggaACATCTCACAAGAGATGTGTTCAGGTAGACTAGTAGGTCTCTCGAATCTTTCTTTTGTTACGAGTTTACTTGTCCTTTGAAGCTCCCCCTatattttaattcattgttTTATCTTCATCTTTTGAATTTATCCATATTGGGCCGATGCATATTTATTGAGTGGAGCCTTTTGACCCGAGCTCCTTTTCACTTTGGATCTCCATCTAAATTTTCTCAAGATCTCCATTTCCCTAATTTTGCTGGATAATTTTGTCCAATCAAAAAGGGTGATTGCATAAAACATTCAGTTGCACTCCTTGATATGACAGAGGCGGaaatgttattaaataaatgaaaagcatttgattaaataatgGATGGTGAACTCTAGCTCAAAAAAATGCTAATAAATTTATCGAAGGCCCAATCCGTTTGGGCCGGATTAGCTGTTGGGCTACTTCTCTATTAAAATTTGGAAGGCAAATGGGCCTAAAAGATTGGGTAGCCTTAATTGGGacactaatttaattatttcttaaaaaaatattttttttcttaaaacaaaaaaataagaacaatgatattttaataaattaaacaaatatttatctaatcaATCAAAGCATcattattcataataaatttgGCTTCTATCTATTTAAATATCTTGAATGCCTTTTGGGCTTTTGCGTGGGACATGTAAATGttccatttcctttttcatATAGGGTAACATAACAGGAGACCCAAAGATATAAGATTAAATGAAAAACCTCTAAGTTCTGTTTGGATTTGTTATTGATGTCTTAGTTTAAGTGTACCCAATCATATCAAGTACTATTTCAAATACATCTTGGCGTTATACGAGCTCATTGAACTGCATTTCTGCTTCCAAACATTATTGATGGTGGTATAGTTTGGTTAAAAGAAATAgggttaattataaaaaattactgtatcaattccataaaaagctttaaaaattattaattttatatttaaaattttaattttacgtTAATACTATAACACCACTGAAAAAATTTACATAATCAATACCATGTTGATGTATTATTTATTCACTAATtaagtttggtatttttttagtaattaacccaaaaataagcttaagagtaattttgataattttaatgtttagtgtaaaattgaaatttatgtaaaaaaaaaaaaaaaaaacttgggtTTTAAATAGTATTTACCCTTTAGGAAAAAATTCTAGCtaattatttagtttaataaatgaaatgataaaatagCATCATAAAAAAGGAAAGCAATAAtgaaaaagaaaccaaaaaagaaaaaggctgGCTGTGGCTGTCTGGTCCTGAAAGGCTCTGTTACTATATGCCGTCAAATGAGTCACTGGCATGCCCTTTGCAGGAAAACACTGCCCGAGGCCCCAAAACCAAACccagaagagagaaagaatccCATCTAATTAACTTTGGCCCAAATCTGAGTAAGAAGATCAATCTGTACCTGTAAATTGATTTCATCTTACAGCTGCGGTAAAAAGAGAGCGTGCTTATATAATGCCCTCATGTTGTGCGTTGCATGTCACTGCATGGTTaaacaacaatttaatttaataatcaaaactAGTCCCATGTTAAATGGTCCCACCCCTTTCGTCTCGTGGCCCAATGAAAGGACAAAAGAGATCATTGTTCGATGGCAACCCCAAGAAAAAAGTGAGAAATGAGACTGCCTGGACCCTTCAGTTCACCATTTCATGAgctttcttcttcaacctcccAAATGTCTCTTTTTCTCTGTGCAGAAGAGTCGTACCCagaaatacaaaaggaaaattaaaagcGACTACTACAAATGTGGTAAAAGATTATATTAGACTATTATATGTTTGGCAGACAGAAAGCGATCGAGTTAATTAGTCCAGACGGCGGCGAAGAATCCTTTGATTCTTAAACACGCACTCTGCAGAATCAGATCAGTCTATAAAGTTGGAATTAAAATGAGATACAATTAATTTCAAGGAACAAAACCAACAGAAGACAGAAACTTGCATTGCATCCATCAGCAGCTCCAGATTATATTCCAATTCCAAACCCAACAAGAAAGGTACCCTGGAATTTCCTCTCAAAGCACGAATATAAGATGCTCATAATATAAGTACATAAACTAAGAAGAAGATGTCTCATCTCTCTCCAACACAACCCTAATGCTGgaatcttcattttctccactttggcatattaattattattaaatggcTGCTCAGCATCTCCAGTACAAAAGCAGCACAAAACCGATGCTTCTCCACCAGATGAAGCTTGGTTTGTGCTCGGACGCTGGAGGCGCCGCTGATCCCACAGTCCTGTAGAAATcgtatattataattaaataccaTGATTACCAAGaataatgacaaaaaattaacacaaaatcTAAGTGAGCAACTATTACCCAGATGTAGAGTAAACACACCTCTCATAACCTGCACCCGAAATCACAAGATTTTAATCAAAACAGTAAAATAACATGATAAAAGATAACACCCCCAAAGCAGCATAATATTCCTTAAGTAGCATACTACTAcacagtgtgtgtgtgtgtgtgtgtgtccatGTATTCATACTAAGCATCAACTTAATGTTCATAATCTGGTCTAACTAAGATACCGCTTCTTAGGATCTAATTTTAACATCACCCgtaacataaaaaataacataaaaaatttaatgtagtttaattaactttaatatttatatttataatctcaaaacaatgaaataatttactaaattaatatgtaacttatatgtatacataattgCCTTAAATCATTTCACGATATAGTTTTTGTTCCAATAGAGAAACCATTCCGGTCCTACTACAAATAACTGGTATACACACTTCAAAACTTTGCTTATTTAGCAAACTATAAAACTCGCCCATGACGGACAAttgcaataatttaattatattatctcataaattatttgttttttgaattaaaaattgaagtaaaaaaggcttatttatttatagtcaATATCTTAATGAGATTGGTTTTCTATACCCATCTACATTCCCTCAGGCAAATTTAGATAAACGAAGAGTTAGGTGGTCTCATACAACCAAAGATTAAAATTTGGCACTATTGCCCACTAATCCAAATCCCCTCTCAACAACTTACCAATTTCTATTTGGGTTATTGGTAACATGatccaatcttgatcttctatTACATAGGTTCATCTATATACCCGATCTATGTATATTTTTcagggaaaaaaaatgaaactcaAAAGGTATGATCCAGTCAAGAAAAATTTCATTGGAGAGACCATGGAATGGTGGAAGATATATGACTTACTGGGGTTACGTTGTGTCAAGGAGGCAGTGCCCCCAAAGTTGCAGGCGATGTCAGAGTTTCCATTCTGTTGGTAGTAGCTGTTGAAAGCAAAGGAAGCGTGGGACAAGAGCGTGTCCGGCTCGTAGCATTCGCGGCCGGTCTGAATCGGGCCGCAATCCGCCATTCCCATCCCGCACGCCCAGTCCAGCGCGCTCTGCAAATCCAACTGCGACACGCCGGGACGCGCCACACACCACGTCGTGCCGTCCAGGAACGTCGTGTTTCCCTCCGGCGGCGATAGGGTCGTCACCGGAATCGCCGTCTCGGCCTTCTCTTCCGCCGCCATCTCTCTCGCAAAGCCTTCCCATTTatatatggaaaagaaaaaggaaagaaaagattGAAAAGGCTTGTCTTGAAGAAAATCCCAATGATGATAAAGATAGTGCAGTTTAAACTCGACTTATCGAGTACGAGTCTCGTGAGGCTTAATTGCTGTCAATTAAGTCCGAATGTTATATCTTAcctaaccaaaaagaaaaaaaaaataagaaagagaaatcacAGAAAACAGCAGCCTTCAAACATCATACATTGTGCAAATGGCTGAGTTTTTGTTCATCTTAATGTTAACGTATGCTAATAGTTTCTTCCATTTAAGGTCCTAAGATGCAACAATGAACTAAACTCTGAACGGTCTGCAGGAATCATGTCTCAGGAGGATTCAGGAACACGGAAGTGCGATAAGAAGCAAAGTGCATTTCCTCTTTTCACTCTTTTTCTCGTATTTTGTATTCAATATGTTTTCCTTGTGAGCAATCTTATGGCACAAGATCGCTTTATTAAACCTTTCTATATGCCCCCCTAAACCGCCTGTTTGGTGGCAATGTCTGAACCTAGGATTTGGGTGCTCACGGGAAAATGCATGAATACtcattaagtaattttattttttgttagtgGTTTTCAAGCTGAAAAAAAGTCTTGTTGGGTGatgtaaaatgaaattaaaattgaaattaggGGGTAGAAtgagtatttaaattttaaccagCTTGAACAGGCAGTAGCATGCTTTGCCTGCAACAGCAAGACAGAGCATAAATATTTGAACGAAGAATGCCATAAAAATTTGTCCAAAGAAAGAAACCGAGAACAACTCAATACCAtgaggagaaagaaatggaacCAAAACGAACtttgaaaaggaaagaagaaattatagaagatggagaaagggtAAATCAGAAGAGAGGAAAACATACCCAGAGAGCATTGCAGCATTATCAGAGCCTGAAGAATCCATGCTCTCTTGTTCCTCATGTTGAATGTTTAGCCTTACACCCTCAGAGAACTCCTCGAAAGACCCTTTCGCTTCAAGCAGATGTCTTAATCACCTCTGCCTACTCTCTCTATATGGCAGAGAGACAGAGATGAGTGATAGTGACTTTTAAATGCAGGAGAATTTGAAGAATCATCGGTTTCTTCATGCGAAATTTTCTTCTTTCCGTCTCCCCCTCtctttactttcttttctttttatttttctgtttctaTTTCTACTGTCAAAACagccattatatatatatatatatatgcgtgtggtATGAATACTCGGGAAGCTTACCGATTTGATCAGACCGACTAAGGGTCCGATTGAGTGAGATTGGCTAGAGGCGAGGCGAGCTCCTCTCTTATACTTTTTTCAAAGATGGGTGAGATGGGTAGACACAAGTATAAatgttagaaaatatatatttttacatttaaagTATATTCTATATCATTATAACatagtttaatatattttaaatttagaaatagattttcattatatttatgGAATCTATTTTCtgtcaaataaaatttatatatatttctgtcaaataaaacacaaaagcttccacacacacacacacacaacaaaaaAGGGTCtccttaatatatttttaaataat from the Diospyros lotus cultivar Yz01 unplaced genomic scaffold, ASM1463336v1 superscaf1, whole genome shotgun sequence genome contains:
- the LOC127793076 gene encoding glucan endo-1,3-beta-glucosidase 13; translated protein: MRNKRAWILQALIMLQCSLGFAREMAAEEKAETAIPVTTLSPPEGNTTFLDGTTWCVARPGVSQLDLQSALDWACGMGMADCGPIQTGRECYEPDTLLSHASFAFNSYYQQNGNSDIACNFGGTASLTQRNPSYERCVYSTSGTVGSAAPPASEHKPSFIWWRSIGFVLLLYWRC